Below is a genomic region from Flammeovirgaceae bacterium SG7u.111.
CAGTAAAAAATGCTCCATGCTTCCAAAATAAGGATCGTCAGATCCTCCAAAAGCTAAACTGTAACCGATTACCACCCATACTATCGTAGCAGTACAAAAAGCAGTATAACTCATTCCAATAGTGTTCAACACACTTCTTCTTTGGGTAAGCCCACCATAAAAAAGGGTAAGGCCAGCTGGTGTCATTAGCGCTACCAAGGCAGTAGCAATAAGCATCCAAGCTGTATCGCCTTTGTCTATAGTAGGAACCACATCTTCGGCAAAAGTTAGTAGCGGAAGTGCTGTTAGTAATAAGGTAAAAAGGAGTCCTCGTTTTCTCATATTCTTATAAAAATTGGTTGTTTTTGCTAATTTCCTCAATAAGACATTCCACAAAATTATAAATTCTCAAGGATAATGCGATATTTTAAATAAAACATAATTGCAGTAATCCTATATTTTTTAATAAAATACCAAGAGGGATACTAAACCAACACACACCATGAAACAAAAAAAGCTGCTCGAACTTCCGTCCGAGCAGCTTTTTATATTGAAAGCTAGCTATTATTTTACTACTGAGCAATATCAGGATTCTTCTTTTTTTCTTCTAACTCTTTTTGATATTCTACCGAGCAAGGGTAATCAAACAAACAATTGGTTTTGATAGCTTCCGCTACCTGCTCAGGCATATATTTTTCCCAACCATCGTTTCCTGATTTTATCATCTCCAATACATTATCCGATACTATGTGGAGGTTTCCAATATTGCAGTCGTCCAAATCCTCTATCTTATTATTTTGCATAAAGTAATCGTAGAGCAGTTTGAGCGAAGGCTTAATTTTAGCCCCATCCGACTTCACCACTTGCATGCTGGTTCTTCGGTAAGTTGGATAAGCATATAGTTTTACATTTTCCCCAAACATAGCGCCCAAAGCTTGCAATATTCCACCAGGCACCTCTTTGTAGTACTTCTCCATAAATATCTGCTCAATATTATGTACCCCCACCAAAAGACCTATTTTTTTCTTACGGGTATAGCGGCTTAGGTAATTGACCAAGCGATAGTATTCCGGATAATTGGAAACCATTACATTATGCCCCAAAGAACACAGGATATTCACCCTATCTAAAAAGTCTTTCTCGTCTACCACACCACCCGATGTGTTTTTCAAGTCGGTAAGCGTAAGTTCCGATATGGTAATGATTTTATTTTCGTCTACTTCAGGATCATTTTTAAAATGCCTTAACCCCGCCTCCATCATGTCAATATTCACCCAAGTGATGGGCCTGAACCTTCCCCTTAGCACTAAAATATGTTTCTTATAAAGCACGTCGGAGGGTTGTAAAATACTGCCATCAGGGCCAAACATAGCCGCTCTTGTTAAGCCGTTTTTTACCAACTTTAAGCTAAATAGTCGATTATCAACATCTTCAAAATCAGGACCGGTAAGCCTAAAAAAATCAATTTCTATTCGATGTAGCATCAGCTCGTCAACCAGCGAGTTGAGCAAATCCTCTGCATTATGGTTGAGGTAATAGCAAGCATAAATCAAATTAATCCCTACCATACCAACAGCCTGTTGCTGAAGGAGCATATCATTATCACGAAGCTTGAAGTGGATAACACAATCGTTTGGCTCACTATGAGGACTCAGTTGAAAACGCAAACCTGCCCAGCCTCTTCCTTGGTTCGTCCTTGCATAGTTCAATACCTCAACGGTGTTGGCAAAGGCAAAAAAACAGGTGTCGTCAGCACGGTGTGTCAACCTGCGGACGCAAAGCTTAAATTCCTTGTCGAGCATTTTCATCACCCTTGGCTCACACACGTACCTACCACTTTCTTCCGGACCATAAATAGCATCGCTAAAGGCCATATCGTACGCCGACATTGTTTTAGCAACTGTCCCTGAGGCTCCGCCAGCCTTAAAAAAATTAGCAGCTACTTCTTGACCCGCACCAATCTCAGCAACAGAACCATACACCCTATTATCTAGATTGAGTTGGAGTGCTTTCTCTTTTATACTCAGCGTTTTTGTTTCCATATTGCAAAACCTAATAATTGGGTAGGAAATTATCTTTTTAGTAAATGAATGAGATTAGTTTATCAGTAACTCTCCACTTCGATAACCTAGATACCAGAAGAAGGTTATCAAATATCTTTCAAGTTTCAAAAAACTTAAACTCTTTACCAAAATCAACCCTTACTTTTTAGCATTATTTTCTAACCTTTTAGCTCTTTTCAAAAAAAAAGCCTTTCCGTCAACATTCCCGAAAGCTTCACCTTTGTTAATTAGCAGCCCGTTACCTAATTTGGGTTGCTGTTAAAATTTATAGAACAGATTTAGTATTCACCAAACCCAAAACAAAAAGTTAATATGAGCATGGAAAAAACATGGCGTTGGTATGGGCCAAACGACCCAGTAGTCCTCACAGATATTATGCAAGCAGGTGCCACAGGCATCGTAACCGCCTTGCACCATGTGCCAAACGGAGAGGTATGGACAAAAGAGGAAATCCTTAAAAGAAAGAAAACGATAGAAGACACCGGATTACTTCACTGGTCGGTAGTAGAAAGTGTGCCTGTTCATGAAAATATTAAAACTAGGACTGGCGATTTCAAAAAGTATATCGAAAATTATAAGCAATCTCTCACTAACCTTGGAGAATGCGGTATCAAAACCGTTTGTTACAATTTTATGCCCGTGTTAGATTGGACTCGTACTGATTTGGCTTATGAGGTAGAAGATGGTTCAAAAGCCCTTCGTTTCGAGTTTGACGCATTTGCCGCTTTCGAACTATTTATGCTCAAGCGCCCCGGAGCAGAAAATGATTATACCCCAGAGCAGATTGAAAAGGCTAA
It encodes:
- a CDS encoding TonB-dependent receptor; the encoded protein is METKTLSIKEKALQLNLDNRVYGSVAEIGAGQEVAANFFKAGGASGTVAKTMSAYDMAFSDAIYGPEESGRYVCEPRVMKMLDKEFKLCVRRLTHRADDTCFFAFANTVEVLNYARTNQGRGWAGLRFQLSPHSEPNDCVIHFKLRDNDMLLQQQAVGMVGINLIYACYYLNHNAEDLLNSLVDELMLHRIEIDFFRLTGPDFEDVDNRLFSLKLVKNGLTRAAMFGPDGSILQPSDVLYKKHILVLRGRFRPITWVNIDMMEAGLRHFKNDPEVDENKIITISELTLTDLKNTSGGVVDEKDFLDRVNILCSLGHNVMVSNYPEYYRLVNYLSRYTRKKKIGLLVGVHNIEQIFMEKYYKEVPGGILQALGAMFGENVKLYAYPTYRRTSMQVVKSDGAKIKPSLKLLYDYFMQNNKIEDLDDCNIGNLHIVSDNVLEMIKSGNDGWEKYMPEQVAEAIKTNCLFDYPCSVEYQKELEEKKKNPDIAQ